In Bradyrhizobium sp. 195, the sequence TCTTGCTGGCGACGGGATGGGCGCCCTCCAGCGCCAGCAGCCGACGCTTAGAGATCACCCCGCCGTAAGGCGACAGCCGGTCGGTGTAATTGCCGGCCTCCAGCACCCGGTGGCAGGGTACGACCAGCATGTAAGGATTTTTGGCGATCGCCTGCGCCACCGAATGCGCCGCACCCGAGGCGCCCAGCGCCCTGGCGACCTCGTGATAGGTTCGCGTTTCCCCGCGCGGAATCGAGCAGGCGAACTCATAGACGCGCCGATTGAAACCGGGCACGCCGCCGGCATCCAGGCTGACGTCGGAAAAATCGGGATCGCGGCCCTGCAGCAGGCCCACGATGCCCTCGATTGCAAGCTCGGCATTTTCAGACGGCCGCTGCTCGCGCGCCTCGGGATGGATTTGAAAAATCCGGCGGCGGGTGTCGATCTCCCGCGCCTCCGGCAATTGCACGGCGACCACGCCGGTGCTGCTCCAGATGATGCCGCAGCGCCCGATCGTCGTGTCGAATATCGAATAGCCACGCCCCACCATGCACACGCCCCACTCAGTGCACGTCTCTCCCCAGACACGAGATCATAACACCGCCACAATCCGGCGCACCCAAAATCTTACTGAAAAGTTAAGGAGCGTCGGGTCGAATGCGCCAAACCGCTTGGCGGGAAGCGCCGTCTCGGCTAATCAGAGCGCGCGTGACCAGCGCATCCGCGGGCGTAGTTCAATGGTAGAACGGCAGCTTCCCAAGCTGCATACGAGGGTTCGATTCCCTTCGCCCGCTCCAAAGCTCTTAGTTCGGCAGGCTGCGCAGAAACTCAACGATCGCTGCATTCACCTCCGCCGGCCGCTCCTGCTGCGTCCAGTGTCCGCAGCCGGGCAGCATCCTGATCTCGCGCAGCTGCGGCACCCATTGCTTCATGTTGGCGAGATGCTCGGCCGCGCCGGGGAAGGCGACGACCATGTCGTGGTCGCCGGCGATGAAGAGCGAAGGCACGGCCACCTTCACCCCCTCGAAAGCCCCCATCAGCTCCCAGTTGCGATCGATGTTGCGGTAGTAGTTGAGCGGTCCGCGAAATCCGCTGCGGGCGAACTCGGCACCGTAATGATCGAGGTCGGCGGCGCTCAGCCAGGACGGTAGCGGCACCTGCACCTTCGGCAACATGCCGTCCTTGCGTGAGACCATGCCGACGCCAACGGTCCTGCCGGCGCGCTCGGCATTGGCGCGGATCGCTGCCGCCCCTTCACCGGAGCCGCCAAAGAGCATGGCACTGAGCGTTGCGCGCGGATCCCGTTCGAACTCTGCTTCGGCGACCCCCGGCTCCTGGAAGTATAGTTGGTAGAACTGCGCATCCGCCGTCTGCGGCATAACACTCGTTGGCCGCACCGGACTCCGTGGCCGATAGGGCACGCTGAGGATGGCGGCGGCGCGAAAGCGATCGGGCCGCAGGCGCGCTGTGTGCCAAGCGATCGTCGCGCCCCAGTCATGCCCGACGATGACGGCGTCCTTCGCCTCGAAGGCGTCGAGCACGCCGACGAGATCGCCGATCATGTGGAGGATCGTGTACTGATCGATCGCTTCGGGCCGGTCACTCTTCCCATAGCCGCGCATGTCGGGTGCGACCGCGTGGTAGCCGGCCGCCGCCAGCGCCTCGAGTTGGTGGCGCCAGGAGTACCAGCCTTCCGGAAAGCCGTGGCAGAGCAGCACCATCGGCCCCTTGCCCTGCTCGGCGACGTTGAGGCTGATGCCGTTCGCCTCGATCCTCCGCTGCGTCGGCTCGCCCATGTCATCGCCTCCGGGTCATCGCGGTTGGGCACATTCTAATCGGCCCTGCCGGCTCCGCAAAGATTCTAATATGTTAGCCTCTAG encodes:
- a CDS encoding methylated-DNA--[protein]-cysteine S-methyltransferase — translated: MVGRGYSIFDTTIGRCGIIWSSTGVVAVQLPEAREIDTRRRIFQIHPEAREQRPSENAELAIEGIVGLLQGRDPDFSDVSLDAGGVPGFNRRVYEFACSIPRGETRTYHEVARALGASGAAHSVAQAIAKNPYMLVVPCHRVLEAGNYTDRLSPYGGVISKRRLLALEGAHPVASKTLFEVLLPVAPPRAPS
- a CDS encoding alpha/beta fold hydrolase, whose amino-acid sequence is MGEPTQRRIEANGISLNVAEQGKGPMVLLCHGFPEGWYSWRHQLEALAAAGYHAVAPDMRGYGKSDRPEAIDQYTILHMIGDLVGVLDAFEAKDAVIVGHDWGATIAWHTARLRPDRFRAAAILSVPYRPRSPVRPTSVMPQTADAQFYQLYFQEPGVAEAEFERDPRATLSAMLFGGSGEGAAAIRANAERAGRTVGVGMVSRKDGMLPKVQVPLPSWLSAADLDHYGAEFARSGFRGPLNYYRNIDRNWELMGAFEGVKVAVPSLFIAGDHDMVVAFPGAAEHLANMKQWVPQLREIRMLPGCGHWTQQERPAEVNAAIVEFLRSLPN